One window of the Populus nigra chromosome 4, ddPopNigr1.1, whole genome shotgun sequence genome contains the following:
- the LOC133692130 gene encoding SWI/SNF complex subunit SWI3C-like isoform X2 — translation MPASPSFPASDGRGKWKRRKRGDSQITRKPPKHHHQEEPEEPEDDDDAVEADDHNNNIVYREDSEDPNPHQQPNGPDPNPQETEVLTDAGVRICDFPPVTRLAVNRPHASVMAIVAAERFNLAGESSNRGQLAVNLENVSYGQLQAVSAVTAESVGSDLERSDGGNSGYVVTPPQIMDGKGVVKRFWSRLHVVPMHSDWFSPLSVNRLERQVVPHFFSGKSSDHTPEKYMECRNRIVAKYMENPEKRLTVSDCLGLVVSIDIEDLTRIFRFLDHWGIINYCAAPPSCESWSGGSYLREDPNGEVHVPSASLKSIDSLIQFDKPRCRLKAADVYSSFSCHGDDFSDLDNRIRECLSENCCNCCSQPLPSVFYQSQKEVDILLCSDCFHEGRFVTGHSSLDFIKVDSTKDYGDIDGENWSDQETLLLLEAMEIYNENWNEIAEHVGTKSKAQCILHFLRLPVEDGLLENIEVPRMSKPPSPSSRDDSRRPHSSSNGSCLQSADAENRLPFANSGNPVMALVAFLASAVGPRVAAACAHASLAALSEDNRMDSERLHGREGGFHGEVANSIQQKDGQHGSWGQNGAEVAPLSSEKVKGAAKAGLAAAATKAKLFADHEEREIQRLSANIINHQFLIWLQLKRLELKLKQFAEVETFLMRECEQVEKTRQRFAAERVRMLSTRIGPAGVTSQVNPAGVAPSMVNNNVGSNRQQVMPSSSSQPSIPGYGNSNPTHPHNNQQVHPHMSYLQRGHPQPMFPLGPRLPMAAIQPSSSAPSNVMYNNAPGNSQPNLNQMPRSVSGPSSGLG, via the exons ATGCCAGCTTCCCCTTCTTTCCCTGCTTCAG ATGGAAGGGGCAAATGGAAAAGGCGAAAGCGAGGAGACTCTCAAATCACTCGAAAACCACCAAAGCACCACCACCAAGAAGAACCTGAAGAACCCGAAGACGACGACGACGCGGTTGAGGCAGACGACCATAACAATAACATCGTCTACAGAGAAGATTCCGAAGACCCGAACCCACATCAACAACCCAACGGACCCGATCCAAACCCTCAAGAGACCGAGGTTTTAACTGACGCCGGGGTCCGCATATGCGATTTCCCTCCGGTCACTCGGCTTGCTGTGAACCGCCCTCATGCGTCTGTGATGGCGATTGTGGCGGCCGAGAGGTTCAATTTAGCTGGAGAAAGCAGTAATAGAGGCCAATTAGCTGTGAATCTGGAGAATGTATCGTACGGGCAGCTGCAGGCGGTGTCTGCTGTGACAGCGGAGAGTGTTGGGAGTGATTTGGAGAGGAGTGATGGAGGGAATTCGGGGTATGTAGTGACGCCGCCGCAGATTATGGATGGAAAGGGTGTCGTGAAGAGGTTTTGGAGTAGATTACATGTGGTTCCGATGCATTCAG ATTGGTTTTCACCGCTCTCGGTTAATCGACTGGAGAGACAGGTGGTGCCACATTTTTTCTCTGGAAAATCTTCAGATCACACACCAGAGAAATACATGGAGTGTAGAAACCGCATTGTTGCTAAATATATGGAGAATCCAGAGAAGAGGCTCACAGTTTCTGATTGTCTAGGATTGGTAGTCAGTATTGACATTGAAGATTTAACTCGAATTTTTAGATTTCTTGATCATTGGGGAATTATCAACTACTGTGCAGCTCCACCAAGTTGCGAATCCTGGAGTGGGGGGTCCTATTTAAGGGAGGATCCAAATGGTGAGGTTCATGTACCGTCAGCTTCCTTAAAGTCTATTGATAGTTTGATCCAATTTGACAAGCCCAGATGTAGGCTCAAGGCAGCTGATGTTTATTCATCATTTTCATGTCATGGTGATGATTTCTCTGACCTGGACAACAGAATTAGAGAGTGCTTATCTGAAAATTGCTGCAATTGTTGTTCTCAGCCTCTTCCCTCTGTTTTCTACCAGTCACAAAAGGAG GTTGATATACTACTATGCTCTGATTGCTTCCATGAGGGGAGATTTGTGACTGGTCATTCAAGCTTAGATTTTATTAAGGTAGATTCAACAAAAGATTATGGTGATATAGACGGAGAAAATTGGAGTGATCAGGAAACATTACTACTCCTTGAGGCAATGGAGATTTACAATGAGAATTGGAATGAAATTGCAGAACATGTTGGAACCAAGTCAAAAGCACAATGCATCCTTCACTTTCTGCGTCTGCCTGTAGAGGATGGCCTGTTGGAAAATATTGAAGTTCCAAGAATGTCCAAGCCACCCAGTCCATCTAGTAGAGATGATAGCAGAAGACCACACTCAAGTTCAAATG GATCCTGCCTCCAAAGTGCTGATGCTGAAAATAGGCTACCTTTTGCAAATTCTGGCAATCCAGTTATGGCATTG GTTGCTTTTCTGGCCTCTGCTGTTGGACCAAGAGTTGCTGCAGCCTGTGCTCATGCATCTTTGGCAGCATTGTCTGAGGATAACAG GATGGATTCAGAGAGATTACATGGTAGAGAAGGTGGTTTTCATGGAGAAGTTGCAAATTCAATTCAACAAAAAG ATGGCCAGCATGGTTCATGGGGTCAAAATGGGGCCGAGGTTGCTCCTTTGTCTTCTGAAAAAGTTAAAGGTGCTGCCAAAGCTGGCCTTGCTGCTGCAGCAACAAAGGCTAAACTGTTTGCTGATCATGAAGAGCGGGAAATTCAGAGACTATCTGCCAATATCATAAATCATCAG TTTTTGATATGGTTACAGTTGAAGAGACTGGAGCTTAAGCTGAAGCAGTTTGCCGAAGTGGAAACCTTTCTAATGAGAGAGTGCGAGCAAGTGGAGAAGACAAGGCAACGGTTTGCTGCTGAGCGGGTCCGCATGCTATCTACCCGGATAGGACCTGCTGGAGTCACTTCACAAGTGAACCCAGCTGGTGTTGCTCCTTCGATGGTTAACAATAATGTGGGCAGCAATAGGCAGCAGGTGATGCCTTCCTCCTCTTCACAACCAAGCATTCCAGGATATGGCAACAGTAATCCAACCCATCCGCACAACAATCAACAAGTCCATCCTCACATGTCATATTTGCAACGGGGACATCCACAGCCAATGTTTCCATTAGGGCCGAGGCTGCCCATGGCAGCTATACAGCCATCCTCGTCCGCTCCATCGAATGTCATGTACAACAACGCCCCTGGAAATTCACAGCCTAACCTCAATCAAATGCCGAGATCTGTGTCAGGCCCTAGTTCTGGCTTAGGTTGA
- the LOC133691286 gene encoding proteasome subunit beta type-3-A-like: protein MSIFEYNGSAIVAMVGKNCFAIASDRRLGVNLQTVATDFQRIYKIHDKLFVGLSGLGTDAQTLYQRLVFRHKLYQLREERDMKPETFANLVSAVLYEKRFGPYFCQPVIAGLDDEDKPFICTMDFIGARELAKDFVVAGSASESLYGACEAFFKPDMEPDELFEVVSQALLASVDRDCLSGWGGHIYIVTPDDIKEKILKGRMD from the exons ATGTCG ATATTCGAGTACAATGGAAGTGCCATAGTAGCTATGGTAGGCAAGAACTGCTTCGCTATAGCTAGCGACCGACGACTTGGAGTAAACCTTCAAACAGTCGCAACTGATTTCCAGCGAATCTACAAAATCCACGATAAGCTCTTCGTCGGTCTCTCTGGCCTTGGCACTGACGCCCAAACTCT GTATCAGAGGCTTGTTTTCCGTCACAAATTGTATCAGCTGCGAGAAGAAAGGGACATGAAGCCTGAGACTTTTGCTAACCTTGTTTCTGCTGTACTTTATGAGAAAAG GTTCGGTCCGTATTTCTGCCAACCTGTTATTGCTGGATTGGATGATGAAGACAAGCCATTCATTTGCACAATGGATTTCATTGGGGCCAG GGAACTTGCAAAAGATTTTGTTGTTGCTGGCTCAGCCTCTGAGTCCCTTTATGGTGCCTGCGAAGCATTTTTCAAGCCTGACATG GAACCTGATGAATTATTTGAAGTTGTATCCCAAGCGTTGCTAGCATCAGTAGATCGGGACTGCTTGAGTGGTTGGGGAGGACACATCTATATTGT GACCCCTGATGATATTAAAGAGAAAATCCTTAAGGGAAGGATGGATTGA
- the LOC133692130 gene encoding SWI/SNF complex subunit SWI3C-like isoform X3, producing MPASPSFPASDGRGKWKRRKRGDSQITRKPPKHHHQEEPEEPEDDDDAVEADDHNNNIVYREDSEDPNPHQQPNGPDPNPQETEVLTDAGVRICDFPPVTRLAVNRPHASVMAIVAAERFNLAGESSNRGQLAVNLENVSYGQLQAVSAVTAESVGSDLERSDGGNSGYVVTPPQIMDGKGVVKRFWSRLHVVPMHSDWFSPLSVNRLERQVVPHFFSGKSSDHTPEKYMECRNRIVAKYMENPEKRLTVSDCLGLVVSIDIEDLTRIFRFLDHWGIINYCAAPPSCESWSGGSYLREDPNGEVHVPSASLKSIDSLIQFDKPRCRLKAADVYSSFSCHGDDFSDLDNRIRECLSENCCNCCSQPLPSVFYQSQKEVDILLCSDCFHEGRFVTGHSSLDFIKVDSTKDYGDIDGENWSDQETLLLLEAMEIYNENWNEIAEHVGTKSKAQCILHFLRLPVEDGLLENIEVPRMSKPPSPSSRDDSRRPHSSSNGSCLQSADAENRLPFANSGNPVMALVAFLASAVGPRVAAACAHASLAALSEDNRMDSERLHGREGGFHGEVANSIQQKEDGQHGSWGQNGAEVAPLSSEKVKGAAKAGLAAAATKAKLFADHEEREIQRLSANIINHQLKRLELKLKQFAEVETFLMRECEQVEKTRQRFAAERVRMLSTRIGPAGVTSQVNPAGVAPSMVNNNVGSNRQQVMPSSSSQPSIPGYGNSNPTHPHNNQQVHPHMSYLQRGHPQPMFPLGPRLPMAAIQPSSSAPSNVMYNNAPGNSQPNLNQMPRSVSGPSSGLG from the exons ATGCCAGCTTCCCCTTCTTTCCCTGCTTCAG ATGGAAGGGGCAAATGGAAAAGGCGAAAGCGAGGAGACTCTCAAATCACTCGAAAACCACCAAAGCACCACCACCAAGAAGAACCTGAAGAACCCGAAGACGACGACGACGCGGTTGAGGCAGACGACCATAACAATAACATCGTCTACAGAGAAGATTCCGAAGACCCGAACCCACATCAACAACCCAACGGACCCGATCCAAACCCTCAAGAGACCGAGGTTTTAACTGACGCCGGGGTCCGCATATGCGATTTCCCTCCGGTCACTCGGCTTGCTGTGAACCGCCCTCATGCGTCTGTGATGGCGATTGTGGCGGCCGAGAGGTTCAATTTAGCTGGAGAAAGCAGTAATAGAGGCCAATTAGCTGTGAATCTGGAGAATGTATCGTACGGGCAGCTGCAGGCGGTGTCTGCTGTGACAGCGGAGAGTGTTGGGAGTGATTTGGAGAGGAGTGATGGAGGGAATTCGGGGTATGTAGTGACGCCGCCGCAGATTATGGATGGAAAGGGTGTCGTGAAGAGGTTTTGGAGTAGATTACATGTGGTTCCGATGCATTCAG ATTGGTTTTCACCGCTCTCGGTTAATCGACTGGAGAGACAGGTGGTGCCACATTTTTTCTCTGGAAAATCTTCAGATCACACACCAGAGAAATACATGGAGTGTAGAAACCGCATTGTTGCTAAATATATGGAGAATCCAGAGAAGAGGCTCACAGTTTCTGATTGTCTAGGATTGGTAGTCAGTATTGACATTGAAGATTTAACTCGAATTTTTAGATTTCTTGATCATTGGGGAATTATCAACTACTGTGCAGCTCCACCAAGTTGCGAATCCTGGAGTGGGGGGTCCTATTTAAGGGAGGATCCAAATGGTGAGGTTCATGTACCGTCAGCTTCCTTAAAGTCTATTGATAGTTTGATCCAATTTGACAAGCCCAGATGTAGGCTCAAGGCAGCTGATGTTTATTCATCATTTTCATGTCATGGTGATGATTTCTCTGACCTGGACAACAGAATTAGAGAGTGCTTATCTGAAAATTGCTGCAATTGTTGTTCTCAGCCTCTTCCCTCTGTTTTCTACCAGTCACAAAAGGAG GTTGATATACTACTATGCTCTGATTGCTTCCATGAGGGGAGATTTGTGACTGGTCATTCAAGCTTAGATTTTATTAAGGTAGATTCAACAAAAGATTATGGTGATATAGACGGAGAAAATTGGAGTGATCAGGAAACATTACTACTCCTTGAGGCAATGGAGATTTACAATGAGAATTGGAATGAAATTGCAGAACATGTTGGAACCAAGTCAAAAGCACAATGCATCCTTCACTTTCTGCGTCTGCCTGTAGAGGATGGCCTGTTGGAAAATATTGAAGTTCCAAGAATGTCCAAGCCACCCAGTCCATCTAGTAGAGATGATAGCAGAAGACCACACTCAAGTTCAAATG GATCCTGCCTCCAAAGTGCTGATGCTGAAAATAGGCTACCTTTTGCAAATTCTGGCAATCCAGTTATGGCATTG GTTGCTTTTCTGGCCTCTGCTGTTGGACCAAGAGTTGCTGCAGCCTGTGCTCATGCATCTTTGGCAGCATTGTCTGAGGATAACAG GATGGATTCAGAGAGATTACATGGTAGAGAAGGTGGTTTTCATGGAGAAGTTGCAAATTCAATTCAACAAAAAG AAGATGGCCAGCATGGTTCATGGGGTCAAAATGGGGCCGAGGTTGCTCCTTTGTCTTCTGAAAAAGTTAAAGGTGCTGCCAAAGCTGGCCTTGCTGCTGCAGCAACAAAGGCTAAACTGTTTGCTGATCATGAAGAGCGGGAAATTCAGAGACTATCTGCCAATATCATAAATCATCAG TTGAAGAGACTGGAGCTTAAGCTGAAGCAGTTTGCCGAAGTGGAAACCTTTCTAATGAGAGAGTGCGAGCAAGTGGAGAAGACAAGGCAACGGTTTGCTGCTGAGCGGGTCCGCATGCTATCTACCCGGATAGGACCTGCTGGAGTCACTTCACAAGTGAACCCAGCTGGTGTTGCTCCTTCGATGGTTAACAATAATGTGGGCAGCAATAGGCAGCAGGTGATGCCTTCCTCCTCTTCACAACCAAGCATTCCAGGATATGGCAACAGTAATCCAACCCATCCGCACAACAATCAACAAGTCCATCCTCACATGTCATATTTGCAACGGGGACATCCACAGCCAATGTTTCCATTAGGGCCGAGGCTGCCCATGGCAGCTATACAGCCATCCTCGTCCGCTCCATCGAATGTCATGTACAACAACGCCCCTGGAAATTCACAGCCTAACCTCAATCAAATGCCGAGATCTGTGTCAGGCCCTAGTTCTGGCTTAGGTTGA
- the LOC133690504 gene encoding beta-galactosidase 16-like: MQYDFSGRKDLVRFIKEVNAQGLYVCLRIGPFIESEWTYGGLPFWLHDVPGIVFRSDNKPFKYHMERYAKMIVKMLKAEKLYASQGGPIILSQIENEYGNVEAAFHEKGPPYVKWAAKMAVGLHTGVPWVMCKQDDAPDPVINACNGLRCGETFSGPNSPRKPAIWTENWTSVYQTYGKETRSRSAEDIAFHAALFIAKGGSFVNYYMYHGGTNFGRTAAEYVPTSYYDQAPLDEYGLLRQPKHGHLKELHAAIKLCRKPLLSRKWINFSLGQLQEAFAFERNSDECAAFLVNHDGRSNATVHFKGSSYKLPPKSISILPDCKTVAFNTAQVSTQYGTRLATRRHKFDSIEQWKEYKEYIPSFDKSSLRANMLLEHMNTTKDSSDYLWYTFRFHQNSSNAHSVLTVNSLGHNLHAFVNGEFIGSAHGSHENKSFTLQRSLPLKRGTNYVSLLSVMTGLPDAGAYLERRVAGLRRVTIQRQHELHDFTTYLWGYKVGLSGENIQLHRNNASVKAYWSRYASSSRPLTWYKTIFDAPAGNDPVALNLASMGKGEAWVNGRSIGRYWVSFLDSDGKPYQTWNHIPRSFLKPSGNLLVILEEERGNPLGISLGTMSITKICGHVSISHPPPVISWQGENQITGTRKRKYGRRPKVQLRCPRGRKISSVLFSSFGTPSGDCETYAIGSCHASNSRATVEKACLGKERCSIPVSSKNFKGDPCPGIAKSLLVDAKCA; encoded by the exons ATGCAGTATGATTTTAGTGGAAGAAAGGATTTGGTGAGGTTCATTAAAGAAGTTAATGCGCAGGGACTCTATGTTTGTCTTAGGATCGGACCCTTCATCGAGAGTGAATGGACTTATGG AGGTTTGCCATTTTGGCTGCATGATGTACCAGGAATCGTTTTTCGTTCTGACAACAAGCCATTCAAG TATCATATGGAAAGGTATGCGAAGATGATAGTAAAAATGTTGAAAGCAGAGAAGTTGTATGCTTCACAAGGAGGGCCAATTATACTCTCACAG ATTGAAAATGAATATGGAAATGTTGAAGCAGCATTCCATGAGAAAGGGCCACCTTATGTTAAGTGGGCAGCAAAGATGGCTGTGGGGCTACATACTGGTGTTCCCTGGGTAATGTGCAAGCAAGATGATGCTCCTGACCCGGTG ataaatgcatgcaatgggTTGCGATGTGGAGAAACATTTTCAGGACCGAATTCACCAAGGAAGCCTGCAATATGGACAGAGAACTGGACGAGTGT CTATCAAACATATGGTAAAGAAACTAGATCGAGATCTGCTGAAGACATAGCATTTCATGCTGCACTATTCATTGCGAAGGGAGGAAGCTTTGTGAATTATTACATG TATCATGGAGGAACCAATTTCGGAAGAACAGCTGCTGAGTATGTACCCACAAGTTATTATGATCAAGCCCCTCTTGATGAGTATG GTTTGTTGAGGCAACCAAAGCATGGTCATCTGAAGGAATTACACGCTGCAATAAAGCTATGCAGGAAGCCTCTACTTTCCAGAAAATGGATAAATTTCTCTCTGGGCCAACTGCAAGAA GCCTTTGCATTCGAAAGAAATTCAGACGAATGCGCTGCATTTCTCGTGAACCATGATGGGAGAAGCAATGCCACGGTCCATTTCAAAGGGTCATCGTATAAATTACCTCCAAAGTCAATTAGCATCCTACCAGACTGCAAAACCGTTGCCTTCAACACTGCACAA GTAAGCACACAATATGGTACAAGATTGGCCACAAGAAGGCacaaatttgattcaattgAACAATGGAAAGAATATAAAGAATATATTCCCAGTTTTGATAAAAGTTCTTTGAGAGCAAACATGCTACTAGAGCACATGAATACAACCAAAGATTCATCCGATTATCTTTGGTACACTTTCAG GTTTCACCAAAATTCCTCTAATGCTCATTCTGTACTTACGGTGAACTCCCTTGGACACAATTTACATGCATTTGTCAATGGAGAATTTATAG GATCTGCCCATGGAAgtcatgaaaataaaagtttcaCCCTGCAGAGGAGTCTTCCTCTAAAACGTGGAACCAATTATGTTTCCTTACTCAGTGTGATGACTGGATTGCCG GATGCGGGGGCGTATCTCGAACGAAGAGTTGCTGGACTACGTCGTGTGACCATTCAGCGCCAACACGAACTTCATGATTTTACTACTTATCTATGGGGATACAAG GTTGGGTTGTCAGGTGAGAATATCCAACTTCATAGAAACAACGCAAGCGTTAAAGCTTACTGGAGTCGGTATGCAAGCTCATCTCGGCCACTCACATGGTACAAG ACTATTTTTGATGCACCTGCAGGAAATGATCCTGTTGCATTGAACCTTGCATCCATGGGCAAGGGTGAAGCTTGGGTTAACGGCCGAAGCATTGGCAGATACTGGGTCTCATTTCTTGACTCTGATGGGAAACCCTATCAGACATG GAACCATATACCTCGATCTTTCCTCAAACCTTCAGGGAACCTATTAGTTATACtggaagaagaaaggggaaacCCTCTCGGAATTTCCTTAGGCACTATGTCAATTACTAAAATATGTGGTCACGTGTCCATTTCACATCCACCGCCAGTGATCTCATGGCAAGGAGAAAACCAGATTACCGGGACCAGAAAAAGGAAATATGGTAGGAGGCCCAAAGTTCAGCTTCGTTGTCCACGAGGAAGGAAGATTTCAAGCGTTCTATTCTCGAGCTTTGGAACTCCTTCTGGTGATTGTGAAACTTATGCCATTGGAAGTTGCCATGCATCTAATTCTCGAGCCACTGTAGAGAAG GCTTGTCTTGGTAAGGAAAGATGTTCCATTCCTGTGTCAAGCAAGAACTTCAAAGGTGATCCATGTCCAGGCATTGCAAAATCTTTGTTGGTTGATGCTAAGTGCGCTTAA
- the LOC133692130 gene encoding SWI/SNF complex subunit SWI3C-like isoform X1 produces MPASPSFPASDGRGKWKRRKRGDSQITRKPPKHHHQEEPEEPEDDDDAVEADDHNNNIVYREDSEDPNPHQQPNGPDPNPQETEVLTDAGVRICDFPPVTRLAVNRPHASVMAIVAAERFNLAGESSNRGQLAVNLENVSYGQLQAVSAVTAESVGSDLERSDGGNSGYVVTPPQIMDGKGVVKRFWSRLHVVPMHSDWFSPLSVNRLERQVVPHFFSGKSSDHTPEKYMECRNRIVAKYMENPEKRLTVSDCLGLVVSIDIEDLTRIFRFLDHWGIINYCAAPPSCESWSGGSYLREDPNGEVHVPSASLKSIDSLIQFDKPRCRLKAADVYSSFSCHGDDFSDLDNRIRECLSENCCNCCSQPLPSVFYQSQKEVDILLCSDCFHEGRFVTGHSSLDFIKVDSTKDYGDIDGENWSDQETLLLLEAMEIYNENWNEIAEHVGTKSKAQCILHFLRLPVEDGLLENIEVPRMSKPPSPSSRDDSRRPHSSSNGSCLQSADAENRLPFANSGNPVMALVAFLASAVGPRVAAACAHASLAALSEDNRMDSERLHGREGGFHGEVANSIQQKEDGQHGSWGQNGAEVAPLSSEKVKGAAKAGLAAAATKAKLFADHEEREIQRLSANIINHQFLIWLQLKRLELKLKQFAEVETFLMRECEQVEKTRQRFAAERVRMLSTRIGPAGVTSQVNPAGVAPSMVNNNVGSNRQQVMPSSSSQPSIPGYGNSNPTHPHNNQQVHPHMSYLQRGHPQPMFPLGPRLPMAAIQPSSSAPSNVMYNNAPGNSQPNLNQMPRSVSGPSSGLG; encoded by the exons ATGCCAGCTTCCCCTTCTTTCCCTGCTTCAG ATGGAAGGGGCAAATGGAAAAGGCGAAAGCGAGGAGACTCTCAAATCACTCGAAAACCACCAAAGCACCACCACCAAGAAGAACCTGAAGAACCCGAAGACGACGACGACGCGGTTGAGGCAGACGACCATAACAATAACATCGTCTACAGAGAAGATTCCGAAGACCCGAACCCACATCAACAACCCAACGGACCCGATCCAAACCCTCAAGAGACCGAGGTTTTAACTGACGCCGGGGTCCGCATATGCGATTTCCCTCCGGTCACTCGGCTTGCTGTGAACCGCCCTCATGCGTCTGTGATGGCGATTGTGGCGGCCGAGAGGTTCAATTTAGCTGGAGAAAGCAGTAATAGAGGCCAATTAGCTGTGAATCTGGAGAATGTATCGTACGGGCAGCTGCAGGCGGTGTCTGCTGTGACAGCGGAGAGTGTTGGGAGTGATTTGGAGAGGAGTGATGGAGGGAATTCGGGGTATGTAGTGACGCCGCCGCAGATTATGGATGGAAAGGGTGTCGTGAAGAGGTTTTGGAGTAGATTACATGTGGTTCCGATGCATTCAG ATTGGTTTTCACCGCTCTCGGTTAATCGACTGGAGAGACAGGTGGTGCCACATTTTTTCTCTGGAAAATCTTCAGATCACACACCAGAGAAATACATGGAGTGTAGAAACCGCATTGTTGCTAAATATATGGAGAATCCAGAGAAGAGGCTCACAGTTTCTGATTGTCTAGGATTGGTAGTCAGTATTGACATTGAAGATTTAACTCGAATTTTTAGATTTCTTGATCATTGGGGAATTATCAACTACTGTGCAGCTCCACCAAGTTGCGAATCCTGGAGTGGGGGGTCCTATTTAAGGGAGGATCCAAATGGTGAGGTTCATGTACCGTCAGCTTCCTTAAAGTCTATTGATAGTTTGATCCAATTTGACAAGCCCAGATGTAGGCTCAAGGCAGCTGATGTTTATTCATCATTTTCATGTCATGGTGATGATTTCTCTGACCTGGACAACAGAATTAGAGAGTGCTTATCTGAAAATTGCTGCAATTGTTGTTCTCAGCCTCTTCCCTCTGTTTTCTACCAGTCACAAAAGGAG GTTGATATACTACTATGCTCTGATTGCTTCCATGAGGGGAGATTTGTGACTGGTCATTCAAGCTTAGATTTTATTAAGGTAGATTCAACAAAAGATTATGGTGATATAGACGGAGAAAATTGGAGTGATCAGGAAACATTACTACTCCTTGAGGCAATGGAGATTTACAATGAGAATTGGAATGAAATTGCAGAACATGTTGGAACCAAGTCAAAAGCACAATGCATCCTTCACTTTCTGCGTCTGCCTGTAGAGGATGGCCTGTTGGAAAATATTGAAGTTCCAAGAATGTCCAAGCCACCCAGTCCATCTAGTAGAGATGATAGCAGAAGACCACACTCAAGTTCAAATG GATCCTGCCTCCAAAGTGCTGATGCTGAAAATAGGCTACCTTTTGCAAATTCTGGCAATCCAGTTATGGCATTG GTTGCTTTTCTGGCCTCTGCTGTTGGACCAAGAGTTGCTGCAGCCTGTGCTCATGCATCTTTGGCAGCATTGTCTGAGGATAACAG GATGGATTCAGAGAGATTACATGGTAGAGAAGGTGGTTTTCATGGAGAAGTTGCAAATTCAATTCAACAAAAAG AAGATGGCCAGCATGGTTCATGGGGTCAAAATGGGGCCGAGGTTGCTCCTTTGTCTTCTGAAAAAGTTAAAGGTGCTGCCAAAGCTGGCCTTGCTGCTGCAGCAACAAAGGCTAAACTGTTTGCTGATCATGAAGAGCGGGAAATTCAGAGACTATCTGCCAATATCATAAATCATCAG TTTTTGATATGGTTACAGTTGAAGAGACTGGAGCTTAAGCTGAAGCAGTTTGCCGAAGTGGAAACCTTTCTAATGAGAGAGTGCGAGCAAGTGGAGAAGACAAGGCAACGGTTTGCTGCTGAGCGGGTCCGCATGCTATCTACCCGGATAGGACCTGCTGGAGTCACTTCACAAGTGAACCCAGCTGGTGTTGCTCCTTCGATGGTTAACAATAATGTGGGCAGCAATAGGCAGCAGGTGATGCCTTCCTCCTCTTCACAACCAAGCATTCCAGGATATGGCAACAGTAATCCAACCCATCCGCACAACAATCAACAAGTCCATCCTCACATGTCATATTTGCAACGGGGACATCCACAGCCAATGTTTCCATTAGGGCCGAGGCTGCCCATGGCAGCTATACAGCCATCCTCGTCCGCTCCATCGAATGTCATGTACAACAACGCCCCTGGAAATTCACAGCCTAACCTCAATCAAATGCCGAGATCTGTGTCAGGCCCTAGTTCTGGCTTAGGTTGA